Proteins encoded within one genomic window of Pectobacterium araliae:
- a CDS encoding RNA polymerase sigma factor FliA, translating to MSDLYTAEGTMDKNSLWKRYVPLVRHEALRLQVRLPASVELDDLLQAGGIGLLSAVERYDSLQGTAFTTYAVQRIRGSMLDELRSRDWAPRSVRRNAREVAQAMQQAEQQLGRTPTEQEVAQTLNITLEDYRQILLDTNNSQLFSYDEWREEHGDSAEALLEGNEDANPLHQLMEGNLRHRVMDAIESLPEREKLVLTLYYQEELNLKEIGAVLEVGESRVSQLHSQAIKRLRVKLMNDI from the coding sequence GTGAGCGATTTGTATACCGCCGAAGGCACAATGGATAAAAATTCCCTTTGGAAGCGCTATGTTCCACTAGTGCGCCATGAAGCCTTGCGTTTACAGGTTCGTCTCCCCGCGAGTGTTGAACTTGACGATCTGCTACAGGCCGGCGGTATTGGCCTGTTAAGCGCCGTTGAGCGTTATGATTCGTTACAGGGTACGGCGTTTACCACCTATGCCGTTCAGCGAATTCGTGGCTCGATGTTGGATGAATTACGCAGTCGTGATTGGGCTCCACGCAGCGTACGGCGTAATGCGCGGGAAGTGGCACAAGCAATGCAACAAGCTGAACAGCAGCTCGGTCGTACTCCAACGGAACAGGAAGTTGCGCAGACCCTGAATATCACGCTTGAGGATTATCGTCAGATATTGCTGGATACGAACAATAGCCAGCTTTTTTCTTACGATGAATGGCGTGAAGAACATGGTGATAGCGCAGAGGCGTTACTGGAAGGCAATGAAGATGCGAATCCATTGCATCAATTGATGGAAGGCAATTTGCGTCATCGAGTGATGGATGCGATTGAAAGCCTGCCAGAGCGTGAGAAATTGGTGTTGACGCTCTACTATCAGGAAGAGTTGAACCTGAAAGAGATCGGTGCCGTTCTTGAAGTGGGGGAGTCGAGAGTCAGTCAGTTGCATAGCCAGGCGAT